A single genomic interval of Helicoverpa zea isolate HzStark_Cry1AcR chromosome 19, ilHelZeax1.1, whole genome shotgun sequence harbors:
- the LOC124639453 gene encoding alpha-tocopherol transfer protein-like, protein MSVHEIHPMFPCTKEDIQEIRRELGLKESTLEEDIDAIIEWFQKQPHLVEAGIDRDFVERMLVVTKGSLEKAKRRIDNFYKYRLLAPEIIQNREKVLSDSEDLWTSYMQVTMPKMFKGHRVSVVKFLTADPSDFNSEVFMRNTFMLADIRMKYDYFLGDIWVLDMKYATFAHLLRLNPNLMQKSAHLFHEGLGLRIHSIHVLNATSLLQHVISFMRQFFSPKIIDRVVVHESLDDLHMSVPKRYLPKDYGGEEAALSEFKNKYEKEIRSTNTKQFLLNCMKMVSNEKKRPNSDINEEFLAGSFRKLDFD, encoded by the exons ATGTCGGTTCACGAAATACATCCGATGTTCCCTTGCACGAAGGAAGACATACAGGAGATCAGAAGGGAACTGGGCCTCAAAGAGAGCACTCTGGAGGAAGACATAGACGCTATCATTGAGTGGTTTCAAAAGCAGCCACATCTCGTCGAAGCTGGAATTG ACCGAGATTTTGTGGAACGTATGCTGGTGGTGACCAAAGGCTCGCTGGAGAAGGCAAAGAGAAGAATAGACAACTTCTACAAATACAGACTGCTGGCACCAGAAATAATACAGAACAGAGAAAAGGTTCTATCAGACTCTGAAGATTTGTGGACATCATA catgCAGGTCACGATGCCCAAAATGTTCAAAGGTCACAGAGTTAGTGTGGTTAAGTTTCTGACGGCAGACCCGAGTGATTTCAACAGTGAAGTTTTCATGAGAAATACTTTTATG CTAGCAGACATCAGAATGAAATACGACTACTTCCTAGGCGATATCTGGGTGCTGGATATGAAGTACGCCACCTTCGCACATCTGCTCAGACTGAACCCTAATTTAATGCAGAAATCAGCACACTTATTCCAT GAAGGCCTCGGTCTTCGCATCCACTCCATCCACGTGCTAAACGCGACCAGTCTTCTCCAGCACGTCATCAGCTTCATGAGACAGTTCTTCAGCCCCAAGATAATAGACCGCGTGGTGGTTCACGAGTCTTTAGACGATTTGCACATGAGCGTTCCTAAGAGATATCTGCCGAAAGACTACGGTGGTGAAGAGGCGGCGTTGTCTGAGTTTAAAA ataaatatgaaaaagaaataagaagCACAAACACCAAGCAGTTCCTCCTCAATTGTATGAAAATGGTCTCCAACGAGAAGAAAAGACCAAATTCTGATATCAATGAAGAATTTCTTGCTGGTTCTTTCAGGAAGTTAGATTTTGACTAA